In Streptomyces nojiriensis, one genomic interval encodes:
- a CDS encoding GNAT family N-acetyltransferase has product MSPVITAAVRADIAELRQLYYAVYGPHYPVALGTDPAEMARLIADPHSLWLVTRCAATGALTASAAIHGEAGSRTGRLEGIAVHPEHRSAGLAAALTEALCAGMLDTGRLDSVYATVRTVSAGPQRVVARNGFRPLGILPNAVDLSSRESLALYARHAAGVLDRRIPVTEVPAPMLPLLRTAESALGIGYPGVRAAADPLPAPAPHAAAERLEVIEAPAFVRRRFRERFPGSGGWFYPLHTPNVLLTPEDGRFEVYAYLNRAGGYGCLLTAHPDPAAAAAHLEPVTRALARAGAGYVEALVPLAHHEALSAFLAQGFVAGALYPAMRADGDGFHDYAVLSRSGERIDFRGVAVEPPLQPYLDCYVSAWASAHLPTSSEVAP; this is encoded by the coding sequence ATGAGCCCCGTGATCACCGCGGCCGTCCGCGCGGACATCGCCGAACTGCGCCAGCTCTACTACGCCGTCTACGGTCCGCACTACCCGGTGGCCCTCGGCACCGACCCGGCCGAGATGGCCCGGCTCATCGCGGACCCGCACTCCCTGTGGCTGGTCACCCGCTGCGCCGCCACGGGGGCGCTGACCGCGTCCGCCGCCATCCACGGCGAGGCGGGCAGCCGCACCGGCCGCCTGGAGGGCATCGCCGTGCACCCCGAGCACCGCTCGGCGGGCCTGGCCGCCGCCCTGACCGAGGCCCTGTGCGCCGGGATGCTGGACACGGGCCGCCTGGACTCGGTGTACGCGACCGTGCGCACCGTCAGCGCCGGTCCGCAGCGCGTCGTCGCCCGCAACGGCTTCCGGCCGCTGGGCATCCTGCCCAACGCGGTGGATCTCAGCAGCCGCGAAAGCCTCGCACTCTACGCGCGTCACGCCGCCGGGGTGCTCGACCGCCGGATCCCCGTCACCGAAGTACCGGCCCCGATGCTGCCGTTGCTGCGCACGGCCGAGTCCGCGCTCGGCATCGGCTACCCCGGGGTCAGGGCCGCCGCCGACCCGCTCCCGGCGCCCGCGCCGCACGCGGCGGCCGAACGGCTGGAGGTGATCGAGGCACCGGCCTTTGTCCGCCGCCGCTTCCGCGAGCGGTTCCCGGGCTCCGGGGGCTGGTTCTACCCGCTGCACACCCCGAACGTGCTGCTCACCCCCGAAGACGGCCGGTTCGAGGTCTACGCCTACCTGAACCGCGCCGGCGGGTACGGCTGCCTGCTGACGGCCCACCCCGACCCGGCCGCCGCGGCGGCCCACCTCGAACCCGTCACCCGGGCCCTGGCCCGCGCGGGCGCCGGCTACGTCGAGGCCCTGGTGCCGCTCGCGCACCACGAGGCCCTCTCGGCCTTCCTCGCCCAGGGGTTCGTGGCCGGGGCCCTGTACCCGGCCATGCGCGCGGACGGCGACGGCTTCCACGACTACGCCGTCCTGTCCCGTTCCGGCGAGCGGATCGACTTCCGCGGCGTCGCCGTCGAACCGCCCCTCCAGCCGTATCTGGACTGCTACGTGTCGGCCTGGGCGTCGGCACACCTGCCCACTTCATCCGAGGTTGCCCCATGA
- a CDS encoding MFS transporter, with product MTASPMAETDTQPQPRTGADRRRAPLVLRNRAFGAVWLGQVLTQAAVRMFQVGVSWWIVAYAVPGARGLASGLFMAVCTLPAVALAPVVAGAVARAAHRSVLRTAAAVAGAASAALALWAYGGGLPLATVYAAGLALATCQAFFDPCLTTSVPELVDDADIETATGFELSTQSLAGLSGALLGALAVDRAGVAGLAAGCAAAYLGAAVLVASARFRTVAADGADGAAAPPRRRPLRRILAELPSVRRILICFTAANLFTAAVFVVIPLYTRSVLFGGGGTVALLEASLGTGALVGAFTGTRVPGRPTVAGAWCLGLMALALALPGLFAQRPVFAGCLAVAGWCAGAVSVRFVALFQRMVPTADKPGFFAVMQAVLGASLPVASLVFGSAGDFLSPQTLCLVQGVGLLPAACALALLGSRTPDPAVAEPAGGER from the coding sequence ATGACCGCCTCACCCATGGCCGAGACGGATACTCAGCCGCAGCCGCGGACCGGGGCCGACCGCCGGCGCGCCCCGCTGGTCCTGCGCAACCGGGCCTTCGGCGCGGTATGGCTCGGGCAGGTCCTCACCCAGGCCGCCGTACGCATGTTCCAGGTCGGCGTGTCCTGGTGGATCGTCGCCTACGCCGTGCCCGGGGCCCGGGGGCTGGCCTCGGGGCTGTTCATGGCGGTGTGCACGCTGCCCGCCGTGGCGCTGGCGCCCGTCGTGGCCGGCGCAGTCGCCCGCGCCGCGCACCGCTCGGTGCTGCGGACCGCCGCCGCCGTGGCCGGGGCCGCCTCGGCGGCCCTCGCGCTGTGGGCGTACGGCGGCGGCCTGCCGCTGGCCACCGTGTACGCCGCCGGTCTCGCCCTGGCCACCTGCCAGGCGTTCTTCGACCCGTGTCTGACCACGTCGGTCCCCGAGCTCGTCGACGACGCCGACATCGAGACGGCCACCGGCTTCGAGCTGTCCACCCAGTCCCTGGCCGGGCTCTCGGGGGCGCTGCTCGGCGCCCTGGCCGTCGACCGGGCGGGCGTGGCCGGTCTGGCCGCCGGCTGCGCGGCCGCCTACCTCGGCGCCGCCGTACTCGTCGCGAGCGCCCGTTTCCGTACGGTCGCCGCGGACGGCGCGGACGGCGCGGCGGCCCCGCCCCGGCGGCGCCCGCTGCGCCGCATCCTCGCCGAACTGCCCTCCGTACGGCGGATCCTGATCTGCTTCACCGCGGCGAACCTGTTCACCGCCGCCGTGTTCGTCGTCATTCCCCTCTACACCCGGTCGGTCCTCTTCGGCGGAGGCGGCACCGTGGCCCTGCTGGAGGCCTCCCTCGGCACCGGTGCGCTCGTCGGCGCCTTCACCGGCACCCGCGTGCCGGGACGGCCCACGGTCGCCGGCGCCTGGTGCCTGGGCCTGATGGCCCTGGCTCTGGCGCTGCCCGGGCTGTTCGCGCAGCGCCCGGTCTTCGCGGGCTGCCTGGCCGTGGCCGGCTGGTGCGCGGGGGCCGTCAGCGTGCGCTTCGTCGCCCTGTTCCAGCGGATGGTGCCGACGGCGGACAAGCCCGGCTTCTTCGCCGTGATGCAGGCCGTCCTGGGTGCCTCCCTGCCGGTGGCGTCCCTGGTGTTCGGCTCCGCCGGCGACTTCCTCTCCCCGCAGACGCTGTGCCTCGTACAGGGCGTCGGGCTGCTCCCGGCGGCCTGCGCGCTGGCCCTGCTCGGGTCCCGTACGCCCGACCCGGCCGTCGCGGAGCCCGCCGGAGGCGAGCGATGA